ATTCATTTTGATGCCTTCAATAAAATTAGTAATGCAATTGGTCATTTTCTCATTACAGATTGTTCAGTTGAAGAGAATGaagaattcagaataattttgataaatggaTTCCAATATGGAGAATAAGATGAATGTTTGAcctgttttgaaaaaaatatattgtctATTTGTCTAAAGTAATCTAAAACAACCAAACCAATCAAAATGAATTCAACATTGTTTTCCCAGGTTGAAAATCATTCTATCTTCTGTAATTTTTCAGAGAACTCtcagttttttgcttttgaaaatgatGATTGTCATCTGCCCTTGGCCATGATATTTACATTAGCTCTTGCTTATGGGGCCGTGATAATTCTTGGGGTCTCTGGGAACCTGGCCTTGATTGTAATCATCCTGAAACAAAAGGAGATGAGAAACGTCACCAACATCCTGATCGTGAACCTTTCCTTCTCGGACTTGCTCGTTGCCATCATGTGTCTCCCCTTCACGTTTGTCTACACGCTGATGGACCACTGGGTTTTTGGTGAGGCGATGTGCAAGTTGAATCCTTTCGTGCAATGTGTTTCAGTCACCGTGTCCATCTTCTCTCTGGTTCTCATTGCTGTGGAACGACATCAGCTGATCATCAACCCAAGAGGGTGGAGACCCAGCAACAGACATGCTTACGTGGGCATTGCTGTCATTTGGGTCCTTGCTGTGGTTTCTTCTCTGCCCTTCCTGATCTATCAGGTATTGACTGATGAGCCATTCCAAAATGTAACACTTGACGCATTCAAGGACAAATACGTGTGCTTTGACAAATTTCCATCAGACTCTCATCGGTTGTCTTACACCACTCTCCTCTTGGTACTGCAGTATTTTGGCCCACTCTGTTTTATATTCATCTGCTACTTCAAGGTAAGAAAACCTTTCACCCTTACCATTTCCATTTTTACCTGCTTTCCACTGAAGTCCTTCTTAAATGTATGGTTCTATTTGAActcactgttgtttttttttctctatagatATATATACGCTTAAAAAGGAGAAACAACATGATGGACAAGATGAGAGATAATAAGTACaggtccagtgaaaccaaaagaaTCAACGTCATGCTGCTGTCCATCGTGGCGGCGTTTGCAGTCTGCTGGCTGCCCCTTACCATCTTTAACACTGTGTTTGATTGGAATCATCAGATCATTGCTACGTGCAATCATAATCTGTTATTCCTGCTCTGCCACCTAACAGCAATGATATCCACCTGTGTCAACCCCATATTTTATGGATTCCTGAACAAAAACTTTCAGAGAGATTTGCAGTTCTTCTTCAACTTTTGTGATTTCCGATCTCGGGATGATGACTATGAGACAATAGCCATGTCTACCATGCACACAGATGTTTCTAAGACTTCTTTGAAGCAAGCAAGCCcagtggcatttaaaaaaatcgaTGATAATGAAAAAATCTGACACTGCTGTCGCATGTGGTCCCAGACAACATCTGTCATAAACAAGCACAATATGCTTTCGTGACCTGTCCTCCCAAGGAAGGGGGTTGAAGTCATTTAAGAAAGACCAAGAGTTTCTTGTCTTGCTTTTTACTGCTTTTGTTGTAGCTTCCATAAttacatttgaaacaaaatatatGGGCTTTGGAATCTTCTGGCCGTAGTTTTGACCAGACATCCTTGAAGTGCTTTTTTGTAAACTTATGCATATGCTATAAAGGCTTTTATATGGCATTTATTGGAATGAAATTTCTTTCAAGTATTGCTGTTAACTGACTTTAGAAGCACTGCACCTGACCCGGGTTGGGCCATTGTGATTAGACTAGATCATCAGTAGACTGGGCAGTCCTGATGTGATGACAGGCATTGTTTCTGTCTGTTACAGAGGCGACAGCAGGTGAAAGCTGCTCTCAGAATGTGGAGCTGAGGGTGTCTGTGTCCTGCATACCTAGAGTGTGAAGTCTTTCAGgggtattttgcatattttttaaaattttaagacagGATTTAATTTGTTCCTAATTGGTTATCACAAGAtacaaatgcatttaaaaaatacttctcaGCTGTGAGTATCATGGGGAATTGGGCCATCCACAAGTATTAAGTGGGAATTCTGTTCCCTAACTTCAAAACTACCTGACAACCAAAAGATTTCAGAGTAGTTTAATAAGTAAATTAGTATTGCTGCAAATAGTTGAATTATATTCATTTGAATGGGTGGTCCAGAGGTTTTCCATTCTTCACAGACTGTTCAGTGTTTGCCAAGCTTTCTAGCATAAGTACATGTAATTCAAAGGGCATTTCCAGCTTACAGTGTATAAAAACACATTGTGTATTTTCCATCGGTGCCTATATAGTAACTCATTTTCAACCTTCAATGTCCATCTCTCAAAGAAGGACACCAAGGTACAATCTTAAAAGAATGTTTACCCTGAGGAGTGGGGATAAATACCTGAAAACTGGGAACACTTCATTTAGCCCAAGTAAACTTGTATAAACAGTATGCCTTGTGGAGTCTTATAAATAATGCATTATATAGTGTATGGAGCACTTATGTCATGCTAATATACTTAATTTCATGTATCCTGTAATCATGATTGAGCCTCAGAATCATTTggagaaaagatattttaaagaacaAGACAATCTTTGATGTATTATACAAAGTATTAAATGTGCTTGATTTTGGAAggacattttctttattaaaattggttttgctttttctgagTAACCTTTTTGTCTCCTGCCTCACTTTTTTTTGGTCCCATGTTTTCCTTTCCATCACAGACAGACAGCCCCCTGTATCTATTTGCTAATGAAACATTTTTCACACTGCGTGGCATAACTACCGATACCCCAGCCTCCCTTTCTTGCTTCTTGAAACTTCTTAAAGGCAGAGACTGTTTTACATGACTCTGTTCCCAATGTATTTGTCACAGTGCCAAGTACttagaagttttaaaaagtacatttctaAAACAAGTAAGTAATGACAAAATTCTCTTCCTTCCCACTTACAATCATAGTTGACTTCACATCCTAAAGTATTTTTGGATTCCTCCTCCTAAGTTCATCTTTACCAAGgagatattttctttatattttgttactttcCTTTCTGAATTAAGCAAAAAAGACATGTTAGATTTTATAGATTTGCGTAATTAGTCTTGAAAGTCAAACAAATATCAAACTTTTACATGTTAATATGAATTCAAATTACAGCCTAAGAATGACTTTCAGCTAACTGAACAACAAAAATTCTAAAACCAACTTTTAATGTGTTTTGGAAAATACCATCATCCTTACTCAAACCTGGAATTTTAAACTATCGAATGTTATTTGACTTCAGGGAACTAACGGaaaattcttctttctctccctagGTGCTATGGAAACAAATTGCTACCTGAGAACACCCTTACTAGGTAGGAGCTTTTTTGTCAGCACATTTGCTGAGATGCCATTTCTAGGATTCTCATTCAGCTATATAGGCTGCTGATACCTTAGCTTTAAATAAACAACTGAATATGAAATCCTTTTGTTCAAAGATGTTGATGAACTAATAGTAAAGTCTAGGTTTCAACAACAGGTCTGTTGTGACtcaagaagataaaaatacacGTGTTAAATACAAACTATGGAATAGCTGGGTTTTCttaaacactaaaaaaatcaAAGGTTTAGTGCAATTTAAACAATTACTAGTTTAGTATAAGTAGCTTATATAAATTTACAATAAAATGATGATAACTAGAATTTTAAGTACTTGGCATGTGCCAAATACTATGTCAAGTACCTAAGTACCTATGAGGATGTGTGACTAATATGGCCACTTCACATAAGAGGGCACTGAAGCATAAGTTGAAATTTTAAGCCCCACACTGAATACTAGGTACAGCAGGAATCAAACTGAGTGAGGTCTGTCTAATGTTACTAATCCATGACCTGAATCTATGGTAGAGTTTTGAAAagtaatttgttttctgtctttgcaGGTACCAATATTAGAGCACAACAATACCATCcactttcttttctgattttagcTGCAGAAAGGAATGAAGTGGAAGATttgagagaaaacagccattatATGTACCTGTAATTCCCTTCTGAATTAGGGAATTATACTTACAAAAAGAAATTGATTATtcataatatttcttaaatgttaaCTGGTTATTCTCAtctgttttatattccacaaatttcCAAGGAAATATGAGTGAATATTATACTATAGTTTCAAAATATGACAGCCAAATAAATGTACATTTTGACAATGGAAATATTTCACCACACACAGTAGAAGTGGAAAGAGGCAAATTTAAGCTGGGGTTCTACTAGAGATAACGCTGGTTTTCCCTCACTGCAATTCAATGCATTTATGGGCACTGACAGGGCTGTCCTCACAGACAGGATTACTTTTCTCTGTAATCCGGGATTCTGCTGTAGTTTCTCAGTAAGACATGAATTCTTCCACAGTTGCTGTACTTTCTTCATCTAGTTATCTCTGTGGTCCAAATGACACGTTGGACTTAAAAGTCTGATTCCAAGAGGATGAGAGTATAGCTTTCTAAGGCAATATAATATCTTGAATTTCTTCATTAATGATTCCTTTTTTaagatgtgtgtgtttgtatgcacATGCAACACATTATATgggtataaatatttatatatatatatttcacatatatatatatgaaacaaatccAAAA
The DNA window shown above is from Manis javanica isolate MJ-LG chromosome 3, MJ_LKY, whole genome shotgun sequence and carries:
- the NPY1R gene encoding neuropeptide Y receptor type 1, whose amino-acid sequence is MNSTLFSQVENHSIFCNFSENSQFFAFENDDCHLPLAMIFTLALAYGAVIILGVSGNLALIVIILKQKEMRNVTNILIVNLSFSDLLVAIMCLPFTFVYTLMDHWVFGEAMCKLNPFVQCVSVTVSIFSLVLIAVERHQLIINPRGWRPSNRHAYVGIAVIWVLAVVSSLPFLIYQVLTDEPFQNVTLDAFKDKYVCFDKFPSDSHRLSYTTLLLVLQYFGPLCFIFICYFKIYIRLKRRNNMMDKMRDNKYRSSETKRINVMLLSIVAAFAVCWLPLTIFNTVFDWNHQIIATCNHNLLFLLCHLTAMISTCVNPIFYGFLNKNFQRDLQFFFNFCDFRSRDDDYETIAMSTMHTDVSKTSLKQASPVAFKKIDDNEKI